A part of Pseudomonas lutea genomic DNA contains:
- a CDS encoding potassium transporter Kup has protein sequence MVHATSQAEAGHSSAKPLSLLVGAVGVAYGDIGTSPLYTIKEVFVGGYGVQAGHDSVLGILSLIFWALIWVVSFKYMALVLRADNDGEGGIMALTALARRASARYPKLQASMIVFGLFGAALFYGDSMITPAISVLSAVEGMELAFDGLDHWVVPIALVVLVALFLIQRHGTARIGVLFGPIMVLWFVTLGVLGVHGILQQPEVLHAVNPMWAVRFFIDHPGIGVSVLGAVVLALTGAEALYADMGHFGRKPISRAWFALVLPALVLNYFGQGALVIQDPEAVRNPFYLLAPSWALLPLIALSTLATIIASQAVISGAFSMTLQAIQLGYIPRMYIQHTSSDAQGQIYIGAVNWALMVGVILLVLGFESSGALASAYGVAVTGTMLCTTILVASVMLLAWKWPPLLAVPILLGCLFVDGMFFAANVPKVVQGGAFPFLAGIALFILMTTWKRGKQLLVERIDEGGLPLPIFISSIRVQPPHRVQGTAVFLTARPDAVPHALLHNLLHNQVLHEQVVLLTVVYEDTPRVPAAQRFEVEAFGEGFYRVILHFGFIDEPDVPAALGLCHLAELDFSPMRTTYFLSRETVVSSKLVGMARWREGLFAFMLKNANGNLRFFKLPFNRVIELGTQVEM, from the coding sequence ATGGTTCATGCAACGAGTCAGGCAGAAGCCGGGCATTCTTCGGCCAAGCCGTTGAGTCTGCTGGTGGGCGCGGTGGGTGTGGCCTATGGCGACATCGGTACCAGCCCGTTGTACACCATTAAAGAAGTCTTCGTCGGAGGTTACGGCGTGCAAGCCGGCCACGACAGTGTGCTGGGCATTCTTTCGTTGATCTTCTGGGCGCTGATCTGGGTGGTCTCCTTCAAGTACATGGCCTTGGTGCTGCGCGCCGACAACGACGGGGAGGGCGGCATCATGGCGCTCACGGCGCTGGCACGACGTGCGTCGGCCAGGTATCCGAAGCTGCAGGCGAGCATGATCGTGTTCGGGCTGTTCGGCGCGGCGCTTTTCTATGGCGACAGCATGATCACGCCGGCCATTTCCGTGCTCTCTGCAGTAGAGGGCATGGAGCTGGCATTTGACGGCCTCGATCACTGGGTGGTGCCGATCGCGCTCGTTGTGCTGGTGGCGCTGTTTCTGATTCAGCGCCACGGCACGGCACGCATTGGCGTGCTGTTCGGACCGATCATGGTGTTGTGGTTCGTGACCCTGGGCGTGCTCGGGGTACACGGGATCCTGCAGCAGCCGGAAGTGCTGCACGCCGTCAATCCGATGTGGGCTGTGCGCTTTTTCATCGACCATCCCGGCATCGGCGTTTCGGTACTCGGCGCGGTCGTCCTCGCGCTGACCGGCGCCGAGGCGTTGTATGCGGACATGGGCCACTTCGGTCGCAAGCCGATCTCGCGCGCCTGGTTCGCGCTGGTGTTGCCTGCGCTGGTGCTGAACTACTTCGGCCAGGGTGCGCTGGTCATTCAGGACCCGGAAGCGGTGCGTAATCCGTTCTACCTGCTGGCGCCGAGCTGGGCGCTGCTGCCTCTGATCGCCTTGTCGACACTGGCGACCATTATTGCCTCGCAGGCGGTGATCTCTGGAGCGTTCTCGATGACGTTGCAGGCCATCCAGCTGGGTTACATCCCGCGCATGTACATCCAGCACACCTCAAGTGATGCTCAGGGTCAGATCTACATTGGTGCCGTGAATTGGGCGCTGATGGTCGGGGTCATTCTGCTGGTGCTGGGCTTTGAGTCCTCCGGCGCACTGGCTTCGGCCTACGGCGTGGCAGTGACCGGCACGATGCTGTGTACGACGATTCTGGTGGCCTCGGTCATGTTGCTGGCCTGGAAATGGCCGCCGTTGCTGGCCGTGCCTATCCTGCTGGGTTGCCTGTTCGTCGATGGCATGTTCTTCGCGGCCAATGTGCCGAAGGTCGTGCAGGGCGGGGCATTTCCGTTTCTGGCAGGCATCGCGCTGTTCATTCTGATGACCACCTGGAAACGCGGCAAACAGCTGCTGGTGGAGCGCATCGACGAAGGCGGCCTGCCGCTTCCGATCTTCATCAGCAGTATCCGCGTGCAGCCGCCTCATCGTGTCCAGGGTACGGCGGTGTTTCTCACCGCACGTCCGGATGCGGTGCCCCATGCGCTGTTGCATAACCTGCTGCATAACCAGGTGTTGCACGAGCAAGTGGTATTGCTGACTGTCGTCTACGAGGACACACCACGTGTGCCAGCGGCCCAACGATTCGAAGTCGAGGCGTTTGGCGAAGGGTTTTATCGGGTGATCCTGCACTTTGGTTTCATTGATGAGCCAGACGTTCCGGCAGCACTGGGCCTTTGCCATTTGGCGGAGCTGGACTTCAGCCCAATGCGCACAACGTATTTCCTCAGCCGCGAAACCGTGGTGTCCTCGAAACTGGTGGGCATGGCGCGCTGGCGCGAGGGCCTGTTTGCGTTCATGTTGAAGAATGCCAACGGCAACCTGCGGTTCTTCAAGCTGCCGTTTAACCGAGTGATCGAGCTGGGGACGCAGGTAGAGATGTAA